A genomic region of Marinobacter sp. NP-4(2019) contains the following coding sequences:
- a CDS encoding YecA family protein: protein MLSNSDIEALEDILFAEPWGDDALDFFGLHGVVCASVVGPVELSTEEIFRLATGSDQLPEGQVPEIFSHCVNQLTRDMAHSLDMGQALELPEPEDGDPMNALENWCAGFVDTFLEREDEWLQAGGEDETADLLVPMLTLSGLFDDEDFQKVRNSDKLSRQMADAIPDSLTDLYLLFHAPD from the coding sequence ATGCTATCCAATTCGGATATTGAAGCACTGGAAGATATTCTGTTCGCGGAACCCTGGGGCGACGACGCCCTGGATTTCTTCGGGCTTCACGGAGTGGTTTGCGCCAGCGTTGTCGGGCCGGTTGAACTGTCGACGGAAGAGATCTTCCGCCTGGCCACGGGAAGCGACCAGCTTCCCGAAGGTCAGGTACCGGAGATTTTCAGCCACTGCGTCAACCAGCTGACCCGGGACATGGCCCATTCCCTGGATATGGGCCAGGCCCTTGAGCTTCCTGAGCCGGAAGACGGCGACCCGATGAACGCTCTGGAAAACTGGTGCGCCGGGTTCGTGGACACCTTCCTGGAGCGTGAGGATGAATGGTTGCAGGCCGGAGGCGAGGATGAAACCGCTGACCTCCTGGTGCCAATGCTGACGTTGTCCGGCCTGTTTGACGATGAGGACTTCCAGAAGGTCCGCAACAGTGACAAGCTGTCCCGGCAGATGGCCGACGCTATCCCGGACTCACTGACCGACCTGTACCTGCTCTTCCACGCGCCCGATTAA
- the ppsA gene encoding phosphoenolpyruvate synthase, which translates to MSDVDRVGGKNASLGEMISNLANAGVTVPGGFATTAHAYREFLATDGLKDKIDQALDELDVNDVNELARVGSRIRQWVIDTPFPEVLDNALKEAYAKLQDGNDKMAVAVRSSATAEDLPDASFAGQQETFLNVVGLDQVRTSVKEVFASLFNDRAISYRVHHGFDHKLVALSAGIQKMVRSETAASGVMFTLDTESGFRDVVFVTASYGLGETVVQGAVNPDEFYVHKPTLQAGRPAVLRRNLGSKAIKMVYHSSPGEGQFVETVKVEQEDRNRFCINDAEVEELAKQAMIIEKHYDRPMDIEWAKDGDDGRIYIVQARPETVKSRAAANVMERYLLKETGKVLVEGRSIGHKIGSGPVKIVESINEMDRVQPGDVLVTDMTDPDWEPVMKRASAIVTDRGGRTCHAAIIARELGIPAVVGCGDATEILKDGQEVTVSCAEGDTGMIYEGALDFELRENTVDSMPNIPFKIMMNVGNPDRAFDFQALPNEGVGLARLEFIINRMIGVHPKALLNFDGLPRDIKQTVEKRISGYSSPVDFYIDKLVEGISTLAAAFAPKKVIVRLSDFKSNEYANLIGGTLYEPDEENPMLGFRGASRYISETFRDCFELECRALQKVRNEMGLTNVEVMVPFVRTVGEAEQVVNLLAENGLKRGDNGLRVIMMCELPANAILAEQFLEHFDGFSIGSNDLTQLTLGLDRDSGIIAHLFDERNEAVKALLSNAIQACKKANKYIGICGQGPSDHPDLAKWLMDQGIDTVSLNPDSVLDTWFFLADEKID; encoded by the coding sequence ATGTCCGATGTTGACCGGGTAGGGGGCAAAAACGCCTCGCTCGGTGAAATGATCAGTAATCTCGCCAATGCAGGTGTTACCGTTCCGGGTGGGTTCGCAACCACGGCCCATGCTTACCGTGAATTTTTGGCCACCGATGGACTGAAGGACAAGATCGACCAGGCTCTTGATGAGCTGGACGTCAACGATGTGAACGAACTGGCCAGGGTGGGTTCCCGCATTCGCCAGTGGGTGATCGATACCCCGTTCCCGGAAGTGCTTGATAATGCCCTAAAAGAGGCTTACGCCAAGCTGCAGGATGGCAACGACAAGATGGCCGTCGCTGTGCGTTCCTCTGCCACTGCGGAAGACCTGCCGGACGCGTCGTTCGCTGGCCAGCAGGAGACCTTCCTGAATGTGGTGGGTCTGGATCAGGTGCGTACTTCGGTCAAGGAGGTATTTGCCTCCCTGTTTAACGACCGCGCTATTTCCTATCGCGTTCATCACGGTTTTGACCATAAGCTGGTGGCGTTGTCTGCCGGTATCCAGAAGATGGTGCGCAGTGAAACCGCTGCCAGTGGCGTGATGTTTACCCTCGATACCGAATCCGGCTTCCGTGATGTGGTGTTTGTCACCGCTTCTTATGGCTTGGGCGAGACGGTGGTTCAGGGTGCCGTTAACCCGGACGAGTTCTATGTTCACAAGCCCACCCTTCAGGCCGGTCGCCCTGCGGTCCTGCGCCGTAACCTGGGAAGCAAGGCCATCAAGATGGTCTACCATTCCAGCCCCGGCGAAGGTCAGTTTGTTGAGACCGTGAAGGTTGAGCAGGAAGATCGTAACCGCTTCTGTATTAACGATGCGGAAGTGGAAGAATTGGCCAAGCAGGCCATGATCATCGAAAAGCATTATGACCGGCCGATGGATATTGAATGGGCCAAGGACGGTGACGACGGCCGAATCTACATCGTTCAGGCGCGCCCCGAAACGGTCAAGAGTCGTGCTGCCGCCAACGTCATGGAGCGTTATCTGCTGAAAGAAACCGGCAAGGTGCTGGTGGAAGGTCGGAGTATCGGTCACAAAATCGGTAGCGGTCCGGTCAAAATCGTCGAAAGTATCAATGAAATGGATCGCGTTCAGCCGGGCGATGTTCTGGTCACGGATATGACGGATCCGGACTGGGAGCCGGTGATGAAGCGCGCTTCTGCCATTGTCACTGACCGTGGTGGCCGTACCTGCCACGCCGCTATCATTGCCCGTGAGTTGGGCATCCCTGCGGTCGTTGGCTGCGGTGACGCGACGGAAATACTGAAAGACGGCCAGGAAGTGACGGTTTCCTGTGCCGAGGGCGATACCGGCATGATCTACGAGGGCGCCCTGGATTTTGAGTTGCGGGAAAATACCGTCGACTCCATGCCCAATATTCCGTTCAAGATCATGATGAATGTGGGCAACCCGGATCGTGCGTTTGATTTCCAGGCGCTGCCAAATGAAGGCGTCGGTCTGGCCCGCCTGGAATTCATCATCAACCGCATGATCGGTGTTCACCCCAAGGCGCTGCTCAACTTCGATGGTCTGCCGCGGGACATCAAACAGACCGTTGAAAAGCGTATTTCCGGCTATTCGTCCCCGGTCGACTTTTACATCGACAAGCTGGTTGAGGGTATCTCCACCCTGGCGGCGGCGTTTGCACCCAAGAAGGTGATTGTGCGCCTGTCGGACTTCAAGTCCAACGAATACGCCAACCTGATTGGCGGTACGCTGTATGAGCCGGATGAAGAAAACCCGATGCTGGGCTTCCGCGGTGCCTCCCGCTACATTTCCGAAACCTTCCGGGACTGCTTTGAGCTGGAATGCCGTGCCTTGCAGAAAGTACGCAATGAGATGGGGCTGACCAACGTTGAGGTCATGGTGCCGTTCGTCCGTACCGTTGGTGAAGCCGAGCAGGTTGTGAATCTGTTGGCCGAGAACGGGTTGAAGCGCGGCGATAATGGCCTGCGGGTGATCATGATGTGTGAGCTCCCGGCGAACGCCATCCTGGCGGAGCAGTTCCTGGAGCATTTCGATGGTTTCTCTATCGGCTCCAACGATCTGACCCAGTTGACCCTGGGCCTGGATCGGGATTCCGGCATCATTGCACACCTGTTTGATGAGCGGAACGAAGCCGTCAAGGCGCTGCTGTCCAATGCGATTCAGGCCTGCAAGAAAGCCAACAAGTACATCGGTATCTGTGGTCAGGGCCCGTCCGATCATCCGGATCTGGCCAAGTGGCTGATGGATCAGGGTATTGATACCGTATCCCTGAACCCGGATTCGGTACTGGATACCTGGTTCTTCCTGGCCGACGAAAAGATTGACTGA
- the rraA gene encoding ribonuclease E activity regulator RraA encodes MANIITPDLCDEFPEVKVAEPGFNNYGGIKAFGGEIVTVKCFEDNSVVKEQVGLPGEGRVMVVDGGGSKRHALLGDMLAEKAASNGWAGLIIYGCVRDVDEIGNTELGVQALDTYPRKSEKRGLGDLNVPVTFHGVTFQPGHYVYADNNGIIVSEKPLV; translated from the coding sequence GTGGCAAACATTATTACCCCTGACCTGTGTGACGAGTTTCCGGAAGTAAAGGTTGCGGAGCCGGGCTTCAATAACTACGGAGGCATCAAGGCCTTCGGCGGTGAGATTGTGACCGTAAAGTGCTTTGAGGATAACTCCGTGGTCAAGGAGCAGGTTGGGCTGCCCGGTGAGGGCCGGGTGATGGTTGTCGATGGAGGCGGGTCAAAGCGCCATGCCTTATTGGGTGACATGCTGGCAGAAAAAGCGGCGAGCAACGGCTGGGCAGGCCTGATTATCTATGGCTGCGTGCGTGACGTGGATGAGATCGGCAACACCGAGCTGGGTGTCCAGGCCCTGGATACCTATCCACGCAAGAGCGAGAAGCGCGGCCTGGGTGACCTGAACGTACCGGTGACCTTTCACGGGGTGACGTTCCAGCCGGGACATTACGTGTATGCTGATAACAACGGTATCATCGTATCGGAGAAGCCGCTGGTCTGA
- a CDS encoding PilZ domain-containing protein, translated as MKDYSEKRDFHRMQVNSEIKITDSKGETFTGVCRDLSATGMQLYVERSFAVGEELQTVLHPSSDQFPPLETVCEVVRCEPEGDGFLLGANISEVTR; from the coding sequence ATGAAGGACTACTCGGAAAAACGCGATTTCCATCGCATGCAGGTGAACTCGGAGATCAAGATTACCGACAGCAAAGGCGAGACATTCACCGGCGTTTGCCGGGACCTGAGCGCCACCGGCATGCAGTTGTATGTTGAGCGGTCCTTTGCGGTTGGTGAAGAGCTACAGACTGTTCTTCACCCCTCCAGCGACCAGTTCCCTCCCTTGGAAACCGTGTGCGAAGTAGTCCGATGTGAGCCCGAGGGTGACGGATTTCTGCTGGGAGCCAACATCAGCGAAGTCACTCGCTGA
- a CDS encoding pyruvate, water dikinase regulatory protein — translation MKRTAFFISDGTGLTAEALGNSLLAQFEKIEFERVTVPYIDDADKARDMVKRINKASETDQSRPLVFDTIVNSDIRGIISDADGFMVDIFGTFLNPLEQELQSSSSYSVGKSHSINNEGNYERRIAAVNFALDNDDGARTRYYNEADLILVGASRSGKTPTCLYLALQYGVKAANYPITEEDLQDQQMPAALKPHKEKIFGLTIEPERLATIRNERRPNSRYSSIKQCMHEIEEIELMYRRERIPYLNTTAYSVEEISTRIMVATGLKRNR, via the coding sequence ATGAAACGAACTGCCTTCTTTATTTCCGACGGCACCGGCCTTACCGCCGAAGCCCTCGGCAACAGCCTTCTCGCCCAATTTGAAAAGATTGAATTTGAAAGAGTAACGGTGCCCTACATTGACGATGCGGACAAGGCCCGGGACATGGTCAAGCGCATCAACAAGGCCTCGGAAACCGACCAGAGCCGCCCACTGGTGTTCGATACCATTGTTAACAGTGATATCCGTGGCATCATTTCCGACGCCGACGGATTCATGGTGGATATCTTTGGTACCTTCCTGAACCCTCTGGAACAGGAATTACAATCGTCGTCGTCCTACTCCGTGGGCAAATCCCACTCGATTAACAACGAAGGCAATTACGAACGCCGCATCGCAGCCGTTAACTTTGCCCTCGACAACGATGACGGTGCCCGCACACGCTATTACAACGAGGCCGATCTGATCCTGGTCGGCGCCTCCCGCAGCGGCAAGACGCCCACCTGTCTCTACCTGGCTCTGCAGTATGGGGTTAAAGCCGCCAACTACCCCATTACGGAAGAAGACCTCCAGGACCAGCAGATGCCTGCGGCCCTGAAACCGCATAAAGAGAAGATTTTCGGACTTACCATTGAGCCGGAGCGGCTGGCCACCATTCGTAACGAACGGCGCCCTAACTCGCGGTATTCTTCAATCAAGCAGTGTATGCACGAAATCGAAGAGATTGAGTTGATGTATCGGCGTGAGCGAATTCCTTACCTGAATACCACAGCTTACTCTGTCGAGGAAATCTCCACCCGCATCATGGTCGCCACGGGCCTGAAACGAAACCGGTAG
- the rluC gene encoding 23S rRNA pseudouridine(955/2504/2580) synthase RluC — protein sequence MSKAPRNRQARQSGPRRGQAARPQKPATGGRPQQVSAPSGGKAGEIRQGVRRVVVDEDNEGQRLDNFLLAQLRGVPKSIIYRVIRKGEVRVNKGRVKPDTRLKAGDEVRIPPVTRKEKPEQVAPGSRVQGVMENAIVFENEHMLVVNKPSGIAVHGGSGLSFGLIEVLRSARPGTRFLELVHRLDRDTSGLVMVAKKRSALRYLQDELRHKRIRKHYHALVAGDWPDDVSRVEQPLLRYEMPNGERRVRVDEAGKASLTTFRCLSAFGGYSLVEASPVTGRTHQIRVHALWAGHPIAGDDKYMDDVSLKAFRAAGGQRLMLHARALEFSLPVTGEPVRLEAAYDDAFQQFLDRLALRRNSNR from the coding sequence ATGTCCAAAGCGCCCAGAAACAGGCAGGCACGGCAATCCGGTCCCCGGCGGGGGCAGGCTGCCCGCCCCCAGAAACCCGCAACGGGAGGTCGGCCGCAGCAGGTGTCAGCGCCATCCGGGGGAAAAGCTGGCGAGATTCGCCAGGGGGTCCGGCGGGTCGTGGTGGATGAGGACAACGAAGGTCAGCGGCTGGACAACTTTTTGCTGGCGCAGCTTCGCGGTGTTCCCAAGAGCATTATCTATCGCGTTATTCGCAAGGGTGAAGTCCGGGTTAACAAGGGCCGGGTAAAACCGGATACCCGGCTCAAGGCTGGCGATGAGGTGCGCATCCCCCCGGTGACGCGCAAGGAGAAACCGGAACAGGTCGCGCCGGGCTCGCGGGTGCAGGGGGTGATGGAGAATGCCATTGTGTTCGAGAATGAGCACATGCTGGTGGTGAACAAGCCCTCCGGCATCGCTGTCCATGGTGGCAGCGGGCTGAGTTTCGGGCTGATCGAGGTGCTGCGTTCCGCGCGCCCGGGCACCCGTTTTCTCGAGTTGGTGCATCGCCTGGACCGGGATACCTCGGGGCTGGTGATGGTGGCCAAGAAGCGGTCGGCGCTGCGGTATCTTCAGGACGAGCTTCGCCATAAGCGCATCCGTAAGCACTACCACGCTTTGGTGGCGGGTGACTGGCCGGATGACGTGAGCCGGGTGGAGCAGCCGCTGTTGCGTTATGAGATGCCCAATGGCGAGCGCCGGGTCCGGGTGGATGAGGCTGGTAAGGCATCGCTGACAACGTTCCGGTGTCTTTCGGCCTTCGGCGGTTACAGTCTGGTCGAAGCGTCGCCGGTAACGGGCCGGACTCACCAGATTCGTGTGCATGCCTTGTGGGCAGGTCATCCGATTGCCGGGGATGACAAGTATATGGATGATGTCAGCCTGAAAGCGTTTCGTGCCGCTGGCGGGCAGAGGCTGATGCTGCATGCCCGCGCGCTGGAGTTTTCCCTGCCGGTGACCGGTGAGCCGGTGCGGCTGGAGGCGGCTTATGACGATGCGTTTCAACAGTTTCTCGACAGGCTGGCGTTGCGTCGAAATTCAAACCGGTAA
- a CDS encoding YciI family protein — protein sequence MYYAIISEDVENSLPLRQTARPAHIERLQALKAEGRLLVAGPHPALDTPEPGEAGFTGSLVIAEFDSLEAAQSWADADPYVDAGVYQKVTVKPFKAVLP from the coding sequence ATGTACTACGCCATTATCAGTGAGGACGTCGAGAACAGCCTGCCCTTGAGGCAAACCGCCCGCCCCGCGCACATTGAACGTCTTCAGGCGCTTAAGGCCGAAGGGCGGCTGTTGGTGGCCGGCCCTCATCCTGCCCTGGACACGCCGGAGCCCGGCGAAGCCGGCTTTACAGGCAGCCTTGTGATTGCCGAATTCGACTCTCTGGAGGCTGCACAGAGTTGGGCAGACGCAGACCCATACGTTGACGCCGGTGTTTACCAGAAAGTCACCGTCAAGCCGTTCAAGGCCGTTCTGCCCTGA
- a CDS encoding TIGR04211 family SH3 domain-containing protein: protein MTFIRFILSIFIIVSSIAVAQARTMYVDDQLYLPVRSGPGTQYRIIENALPSGTPLEVLDTSNENYTKVRTPKGTEGWVSKQYLTDTPIARDRLERATRQLEAARSELNEARERLSTVTAERDELRSSETSLSNRSEELQQELRRVKEVSADALNIQQRNRELREENQKLRNDLEVLTAENERLEASKESDFMLLGAALVLGGVLLALIIPMLKPTRKTDNWA, encoded by the coding sequence GTGACGTTCATTCGCTTTATTCTCAGTATTTTTATTATCGTGTCCTCCATAGCCGTAGCCCAGGCGAGGACCATGTATGTGGACGACCAGTTATACCTGCCTGTTCGTTCGGGCCCCGGCACTCAGTACCGAATCATTGAAAACGCCTTGCCGAGCGGCACGCCGCTGGAAGTACTCGACACCTCCAATGAGAACTACACCAAGGTAAGGACGCCCAAGGGGACCGAGGGCTGGGTATCCAAGCAGTACCTGACCGACACCCCCATTGCCCGCGACCGCCTGGAGCGCGCCACTCGTCAGTTGGAGGCCGCTCGCAGCGAATTGAACGAGGCCAGGGAACGGCTCAGCACGGTTACCGCGGAACGAGACGAATTGCGCAGCTCCGAGACCTCGCTTTCCAACCGTTCTGAAGAACTCCAACAGGAACTCAGGCGGGTCAAGGAAGTTTCTGCCGATGCCCTGAACATCCAACAACGAAACCGGGAGCTGCGCGAGGAAAATCAGAAACTCCGCAATGACCTGGAAGTGCTGACCGCCGAAAACGAACGGCTTGAAGCCAGCAAGGAATCCGATTTCATGCTGCTAGGCGCTGCGCTGGTACTGGGCGGCGTCCTCCTGGCCCTCATTATTCCAATGCTCAAACCCACAAGAAAAACAGACAACTGGGCGTAA
- the rne gene encoding ribonuclease E, with protein MKRMLINATHPEELRVALVDGQRLFDLDIESSSREQKKANIYKGRITRVEPSLEAAFVDFGAERHGFLPLKEISKEYFKKSPGQIEGKINIKDVVSEGQEVIIQVDKEERGNKGAALTTFISLAGRYLVLMPNNPRAGGISRRIEGEERAQLKEAMNDVQVPKSMGIIVRTAGIGRSTEELQWDLDYLVQFWEAITQAASERKAPFLIHQESNVIIRAVRDYLRQDIGEVLIDAPTVHEDVLNFVRAVMPTFENKIKLYKDEIPLFSRYQIEGQIETAFQREVKLPSGGSIVIDPTEALVSIDINSSRATKGHDIEETALQTNLEAAEEIARQLRLRDMGGLIVIDFIDMTPAKHQREVEQKMREALEIDRARVQVGKISRFGLLEMSRQRLRPSLGETRSEVCPRCEGQGTIRGIESLALSIMRLIYEESSKEKTGEVRAIVPVAVATFLLNEKRKQLADIEARQEVSLVVVPAPHMETPHFEIVRMRDDETGPEHVSSYQVAEEYSQREEEVYEAPTAQQPVREQAAVKAIRPTAAPAPTPAKVTATAANDQEEGLFRKLGRKIACFFRGESTTTDKEQQQTARTVREDRRTQGRQDRRKSRVARDDGRQGNRSGGDRRQSGQQQSRGDDNRNRSRARGEDQSRGGQQGRQGADGKGGDSRRGGQGRGQGRNRPQRDQKDQREQKDQKDTREQQDSTAKSAPEKGGSDDKRRKPRRARNRDGSPAETPASTPADRKASRSERHQKDTQPEERQDTSQPEVKADAKPKVAEAQAPKAEDKPSEKATKADSQTPAKTEKKPEQPEQKSESKAGEKARNDGAPASDTKAETKPESKPARKQPEKKAESKTEDKAPKEPKAESKVADSKPAVPGEAPKATEAPETAAKSGDQDKQAAEDKAQAPKADVAKPETPAADTRTEPKAEPAAEKPAPKVEKPAAQPEKQEAKTEPAPADKSSEKPAEAEKQPEPEAKKPEPEAKKPEPETKQPEPETKQPEKAAEQPSADKAPEVPVTPGRAYNDPREVRKRQRAAEEAKKAGSN; from the coding sequence ATGAAAAGAATGCTAATCAATGCAACTCATCCTGAAGAGTTGCGCGTCGCCCTCGTAGACGGCCAGCGTCTGTTTGATCTTGATATCGAATCCAGCTCCCGTGAGCAGAAGAAAGCCAACATCTACAAGGGTCGTATCACCCGCGTAGAGCCCAGCCTGGAAGCCGCCTTTGTCGACTTCGGCGCGGAACGGCACGGCTTTCTGCCCCTGAAGGAAATCTCCAAGGAGTATTTCAAGAAATCCCCGGGGCAGATCGAAGGCAAGATCAACATCAAGGACGTGGTCTCCGAAGGCCAGGAAGTCATCATTCAGGTTGACAAGGAAGAGCGTGGCAACAAGGGCGCAGCCCTGACCACCTTCATTTCCCTCGCGGGCCGCTATCTGGTCCTGATGCCCAACAACCCCCGTGCCGGTGGTATTTCCCGCCGCATCGAAGGCGAGGAACGCGCCCAACTGAAAGAGGCCATGAACGACGTTCAGGTGCCCAAGTCCATGGGCATTATCGTCCGTACCGCCGGTATTGGCCGCTCCACGGAAGAACTCCAGTGGGACCTCGACTACCTGGTGCAGTTCTGGGAGGCCATTACCCAGGCCGCCAGCGAGCGCAAGGCGCCCTTCCTGATCCACCAGGAAAGCAATGTCATCATCCGCGCGGTGCGCGACTACCTCCGCCAGGACATCGGCGAAGTGCTGATCGACGCTCCGACCGTCCACGAGGACGTACTGAACTTTGTTCGCGCGGTCATGCCCACCTTCGAGAACAAGATCAAGCTGTACAAGGATGAAATTCCGCTGTTCAGCCGCTATCAGATCGAAGGTCAGATCGAAACCGCGTTCCAACGCGAAGTAAAGTTGCCCTCCGGCGGCTCCATCGTCATCGACCCGACCGAGGCACTGGTGTCCATCGACATCAACTCCTCCCGCGCCACCAAGGGTCACGACATCGAAGAAACCGCGCTGCAGACCAACCTGGAAGCTGCGGAAGAGATCGCGCGCCAGCTCCGCCTGCGCGACATGGGCGGCCTGATCGTGATCGATTTCATCGACATGACCCCGGCCAAACACCAGCGCGAAGTCGAGCAGAAGATGCGCGAAGCGCTGGAAATTGACCGCGCCCGGGTCCAGGTCGGCAAGATCTCCCGTTTTGGCCTGCTGGAGATGTCCCGCCAGCGCCTGCGTCCGTCCCTGGGCGAAACCCGCAGCGAGGTCTGCCCCCGCTGTGAGGGTCAGGGCACCATCCGCGGTATCGAGTCCCTCGCCCTGAGCATCATGCGCCTGATTTACGAGGAGTCTTCCAAAGAAAAGACCGGAGAAGTACGGGCCATCGTCCCGGTCGCCGTTGCCACCTTCCTGCTCAACGAGAAGCGCAAGCAGCTCGCTGACATCGAAGCGCGCCAGGAAGTCAGCCTGGTGGTCGTGCCGGCACCTCATATGGAAACACCGCATTTCGAAATTGTCCGTATGCGCGATGACGAAACCGGTCCCGAGCATGTCTCCAGTTATCAGGTTGCCGAAGAGTACAGTCAGCGCGAAGAAGAGGTGTATGAGGCACCGACTGCCCAGCAACCGGTGCGCGAACAGGCCGCAGTGAAAGCTATCCGGCCCACTGCCGCCCCGGCACCCACGCCGGCTAAGGTAACTGCCACCGCAGCGAACGACCAGGAAGAAGGCCTGTTCCGCAAACTGGGCCGCAAGATTGCCTGCTTCTTCAGGGGTGAGAGCACCACTACCGACAAAGAGCAGCAACAAACCGCACGCACCGTGCGCGAAGACCGTCGCACCCAGGGGCGTCAGGATCGCCGTAAATCCCGCGTAGCACGGGATGATGGCCGCCAGGGCAACCGCAGCGGCGGTGATCGCAGACAGTCCGGTCAGCAGCAGAGCCGTGGCGACGATAACCGTAATCGTAGCCGTGCCCGCGGTGAGGACCAAAGCCGTGGTGGCCAGCAGGGTCGCCAGGGTGCTGATGGCAAAGGTGGCGACAGCCGTCGCGGAGGTCAGGGCCGTGGCCAGGGACGCAACCGCCCACAGCGGGATCAAAAAGACCAGCGCGAACAGAAGGACCAAAAAGACACCCGCGAGCAGCAGGACAGCACCGCCAAGAGCGCCCCTGAAAAAGGCGGTAGCGATGACAAGCGCCGCAAACCGCGTCGCGCCCGCAATCGTGATGGCTCCCCGGCCGAAACTCCGGCATCCACGCCGGCGGATCGCAAGGCGTCTCGCAGCGAGCGGCACCAGAAGGACACTCAGCCGGAAGAACGCCAGGACACCTCCCAACCGGAGGTGAAAGCTGACGCCAAGCCCAAAGTCGCGGAAGCCCAGGCACCGAAGGCGGAGGATAAACCTTCCGAGAAAGCGACCAAAGCAGACAGTCAGACTCCGGCCAAGACAGAGAAAAAGCCGGAACAGCCTGAACAGAAGAGCGAATCAAAGGCTGGCGAGAAAGCCCGGAACGATGGGGCTCCAGCCTCAGACACCAAGGCTGAAACAAAACCCGAAAGCAAGCCCGCACGGAAGCAGCCGGAGAAAAAGGCTGAGAGCAAGACAGAGGACAAAGCTCCGAAAGAGCCCAAGGCTGAAAGCAAAGTCGCTGACAGCAAGCCGGCAGTCCCCGGCGAGGCTCCAAAAGCCACTGAAGCGCCGGAAACCGCTGCAAAGTCTGGCGACCAGGACAAGCAGGCCGCTGAGGACAAAGCGCAAGCACCCAAGGCCGATGTCGCCAAGCCGGAGACACCTGCCGCTGACACCAGGACCGAGCCCAAGGCTGAACCCGCTGCCGAAAAGCCGGCACCCAAGGTAGAAAAACCTGCGGCACAACCGGAAAAACAGGAAGCCAAGACGGAACCTGCACCTGCGGACAAGTCTTCAGAAAAACCTGCGGAGGCCGAAAAACAGCCCGAGCCCGAGGCCAAAAAGCCCGAGCCCGAGGCCAAAAAGCCTGAGCCGGAGACTAAACAGCCCGAGCCAGAAACAAAGCAGCCGGAGAAAGCAGCCGAGCAACCGAGCGCCGATAAGGCCCCGGAAGTACCGGTAACGCCCGGACGTGCCTACAATGATCCGAGGGAAGTTCGCAAACGTCAGCGAGCTGCGGAAGAGGCCAAAAAGGCCGGGAGTAACTAA
- a CDS encoding PHP domain-containing protein: MTIPQESAFCIDLHCHSTASDGALAPTDVVRRAAEQGVTHLALTDHDTIDGLPEAQAAADAAGITLINGTELSCLWKTQTIHIVGLDFDRDNPVLVEALTRQHENRWARARMIEERLRKVGVSELLAKATDKAGGDVPGRPHFARVLVEEGKVKDSAQAFKRYLGAGKPGDVKAFWPELAEVVQWITKAGGVAVLAHPRKYRMTATKLRNLVHDFIRAGGRSIEVSTSGQSSGDLGFLAELCRRQELLASQGSDFHFPGAPWCELGNIMKMPDGLEPVWHHFKQPAGLSAPT; encoded by the coding sequence GTGACTATACCCCAAGAATCCGCATTCTGCATTGATCTGCACTGCCACAGCACCGCTTCGGATGGTGCCCTGGCGCCCACTGATGTGGTCCGCAGGGCAGCCGAACAGGGTGTAACCCACCTGGCGTTGACTGACCACGACACCATTGATGGTTTACCTGAGGCGCAGGCGGCGGCGGATGCTGCCGGGATAACGTTGATCAATGGCACCGAATTGTCCTGTCTCTGGAAAACCCAGACCATTCATATCGTCGGTCTTGATTTTGATCGCGACAACCCGGTCCTTGTTGAGGCACTTACGCGCCAGCACGAGAATCGCTGGGCCCGGGCGCGAATGATTGAAGAGCGCCTCCGAAAGGTCGGAGTCTCTGAGTTACTGGCTAAAGCCACGGACAAAGCCGGTGGTGACGTGCCTGGGCGGCCCCACTTTGCCCGGGTGCTGGTAGAAGAAGGGAAAGTGAAGGACTCGGCGCAGGCGTTCAAGCGCTATCTGGGAGCCGGTAAGCCTGGAGACGTAAAGGCCTTCTGGCCGGAGTTGGCGGAAGTTGTCCAATGGATCACTAAGGCGGGTGGTGTAGCGGTACTTGCCCATCCACGTAAATACCGTATGACGGCCACCAAATTGCGCAACCTGGTTCATGACTTCATCAGGGCTGGCGGGCGCTCGATAGAGGTATCAACTTCCGGTCAATCCAGTGGCGACCTGGGGTTTCTGGCGGAGCTGTGTCGCCGGCAGGAATTGCTGGCCTCCCAGGGAAGCGATTTCCATTTCCCGGGGGCGCCTTGGTGTGAGCTGGGCAATATCATGAAAATGCCAGACGGGCTGGAGCCGGTCTGGCATCATTTCAAACAGCCTGCAGGGCTGAGTGCGCCCACTTAA